From Actinoplanes oblitus, a single genomic window includes:
- a CDS encoding sugar ABC transporter ATP-binding protein, translating into MIDEKPRLRLAGTAKRFGAVRAIQHADFTVRAGRVHALVGENGAGKSTLIKIVSGAETADAGTVEFDGEPVRIAHTTDAIALGIATVYQEPQLFAELTVAENIFLGREVKKAGRVDWAEQNRRVVELLERLGLPARYATATVNTLSVAEQQQVSIAKALAAKASVLILDEPSAILTDAEIDVLFDLVRRLTADGVAVIYISHRLDELFRIADEVTVMRDGRTIGTYPIASLSVRRIAELMVGGILSDERPHRAIPTGPPVLELRGFGRAGRFHDVDVTVREGEIVALYGLVGSGVSEIAACVYGIDSATSGELRIGGTTVRPRSPREAQNLGVALLPANRKAEGMFGFQSIAFNISAGHLRLLSRFGVWLDRAREKAVAVDLIRRLAVKTPSERQPISAMSGGNAQKVVLARQLVERPRVLILAEPTQGVDVGAKEEIHRIITELAESGTAVLVVTSDLPEALRIADRIQVVRGGTTTASFGPDASQVDLLAAAAGGAE; encoded by the coding sequence ATGATCGACGAGAAACCCAGGCTGCGCCTGGCCGGGACGGCGAAGCGGTTCGGCGCGGTCCGCGCGATCCAGCACGCCGATTTCACCGTACGGGCGGGCCGCGTGCACGCGCTCGTCGGTGAGAACGGCGCCGGCAAGTCCACGCTGATCAAGATCGTGTCCGGGGCGGAGACCGCCGACGCGGGCACCGTCGAGTTCGACGGCGAGCCGGTCCGGATCGCGCACACCACCGACGCGATAGCGCTCGGGATCGCCACCGTCTACCAGGAGCCGCAGCTCTTCGCCGAGCTCACCGTCGCGGAGAACATCTTCCTGGGCCGTGAGGTCAAGAAGGCCGGGCGGGTCGACTGGGCGGAGCAGAACAGGCGGGTGGTCGAGCTGCTGGAGCGGCTCGGCCTCCCGGCCCGCTACGCCACCGCCACCGTCAACACGCTCTCGGTGGCCGAGCAGCAGCAGGTGTCGATCGCCAAGGCGCTCGCCGCGAAGGCGAGCGTGCTGATCCTCGACGAGCCCTCGGCGATCCTCACCGACGCGGAGATCGACGTGCTCTTCGACCTGGTCCGGCGGCTGACGGCGGACGGCGTGGCGGTCATCTACATCTCGCACCGGCTGGACGAGCTGTTCCGGATCGCCGACGAGGTGACGGTGATGCGCGACGGCCGGACCATCGGCACCTACCCGATCGCTTCCCTCTCCGTGCGCCGCATCGCGGAGTTGATGGTCGGCGGCATCCTCTCCGACGAACGTCCCCACCGCGCCATCCCGACCGGACCGCCCGTCCTGGAACTGCGCGGCTTCGGCCGGGCCGGCCGGTTCCACGACGTCGACGTCACGGTCCGCGAGGGCGAGATCGTCGCCCTCTACGGTCTGGTCGGCTCCGGCGTCTCGGAGATCGCCGCCTGCGTCTACGGCATCGACAGCGCCACCTCCGGCGAGCTGCGGATCGGGGGTACGACGGTCCGTCCGCGCTCACCCCGCGAGGCACAGAACCTGGGCGTCGCGCTGCTGCCGGCCAACCGCAAGGCGGAGGGCATGTTCGGCTTCCAGTCGATCGCCTTCAACATCTCGGCCGGCCACCTGCGGCTGCTCTCCCGCTTCGGCGTCTGGCTGGACCGGGCCCGGGAGAAGGCCGTCGCCGTCGACCTGATCCGCCGGCTCGCGGTGAAGACGCCCAGCGAGCGCCAGCCGATCAGCGCCATGTCCGGCGGCAACGCGCAGAAGGTGGTGCTCGCCCGGCAACTGGTGGAACGGCCGCGGGTGCTGATCCTGGCCGAGCCGACCCAGGGCGTTGACGTCGGCGCCAAGGAGGAGATCCACCGGATCATCACCGAACTGGCCGAGAGCGGCACTGCGGTCCTGGTGGTCACCTCCGATCTGCCGGAGGCGCTGCGGATCGCGGACCGGATCCAGGTGGTCCGGGGCGGGACCACGACGGCGTCGTTCGGCCCGGACGCCAGCCAGGTGGATCTGCTGGCCGCGGCCGCCGGCGGTGCCGAGTGA
- a CDS encoding autoinducer 2 ABC transporter substrate-binding protein, which yields MRSRLSLAIAITTTAAVALAGCTKKNDNDTATGSADGKKTYKVAFVPKLQGVPYFEAMNAGGKAAATALGNVEWLYQGPTQADAAAQADIVRSYIQQKVDTLIVAPNDPDSMAPLLQQAKDAGIHVATADTDAPTSVREVFVNQATAEGIGQGLTDALLKAMGGKGKYAIVSCGQTAENLNSWIKVQQAYTKTKYPDTTIVDVVYAGEDQAKATQMATDLMNAHPDLTGLVGECTSSAPGVAQAVKDAGKIGKVFTVGLGTPQSMKPYLTDKSSSAAILWDVQNLGYLTAWAGTRIAEGKQFQATNDVSDKLPAVTYDAASKMLLLGPALAITSENVDQFNY from the coding sequence ATGCGTTCCCGACTCTCCCTTGCCATCGCGATCACCACCACCGCCGCCGTCGCCCTCGCCGGCTGCACCAAGAAGAACGACAACGACACCGCCACCGGCAGCGCCGACGGCAAGAAGACGTACAAGGTCGCCTTCGTCCCGAAACTGCAGGGTGTCCCCTACTTCGAGGCGATGAACGCCGGCGGCAAGGCCGCCGCCACCGCCCTCGGCAACGTCGAGTGGCTCTACCAGGGGCCGACCCAGGCCGACGCCGCCGCGCAGGCCGACATCGTCCGCTCCTACATCCAGCAGAAGGTCGACACCCTGATCGTCGCCCCGAACGACCCGGACTCGATGGCCCCGCTGCTGCAGCAGGCCAAGGACGCCGGCATCCACGTGGCGACCGCCGACACCGACGCGCCGACCAGCGTGCGGGAGGTCTTCGTCAACCAGGCCACCGCCGAGGGCATCGGCCAGGGTCTGACGGACGCCCTGCTCAAGGCCATGGGCGGCAAGGGCAAGTACGCGATCGTCTCCTGCGGCCAGACCGCCGAGAACCTCAACTCATGGATCAAGGTGCAGCAGGCGTACACCAAGACGAAGTACCCGGACACCACCATCGTCGACGTCGTCTACGCCGGTGAGGACCAGGCCAAGGCGACCCAGATGGCCACCGACCTGATGAACGCGCACCCGGACCTGACCGGCCTGGTCGGCGAGTGCACGTCGTCAGCGCCGGGCGTCGCGCAGGCGGTCAAGGACGCCGGCAAGATCGGCAAGGTCTTCACCGTCGGCCTCGGCACCCCGCAGTCGATGAAGCCCTACCTGACCGACAAGTCGTCGTCCGCCGCGATCCTCTGGGACGTGCAGAACCTGGGCTACCTGACCGCCTGGGCCGGCACGCGGATCGCCGAGGGCAAGCAGTTCCAGGCCACCAACGACGTCAGCGACAAGCTGCCGGCGGTCACCTACGACGCGGCGAGCAAGATGCTGCTGCTCGGGCCGGCCCTCGCGATCACCTCCGAGAACGTCGACCAGTTCAACTACTGA
- a CDS encoding phage holin family protein — MAHTDTPSEQASTAELVSRLSEQVSTLVRDELTLARMEMVEKGKRAGKGAGMLGAAGVIAMYGLGALFVTAGSALALVMPVWLAALIVTAALFLTAGVTALAGRQEVHRAVPPTPEAAMESGREDVDAFMNAARSGRNL; from the coding sequence ATGGCGCACACGGACACGCCGAGCGAACAGGCGTCTACCGCGGAACTGGTCAGCCGGCTCAGTGAGCAGGTCTCGACACTGGTCCGGGACGAGTTGACGCTCGCCCGCATGGAGATGGTGGAGAAAGGCAAACGCGCCGGGAAGGGCGCCGGCATGCTGGGCGCCGCCGGCGTCATCGCGATGTACGGACTCGGTGCCCTTTTCGTCACCGCCGGGTCCGCGTTGGCGCTGGTCATGCCGGTATGGCTGGCCGCCCTGATCGTGACTGCCGCGCTGTTCCTCACCGCCGGCGTGACAGCGCTGGCGGGCCGGCAGGAGGTCCACCGGGCGGTGCCGCCGACCCCGGAGGCCGCCATGGAGAGCGGCCGTGAGGACGTCGACGCCTTCATGAACGCGGCCCGCAGCGGGAGGAACCTGTGA
- a CDS encoding DUF3618 domain-containing protein produces the protein MKPETPKGSSSMSVQSKPETTGPGSHQPRDPEELREEIERTRAEMGETVEALVAKADLPARVKHSAAEKTAQLKDSAAGLKDTAAALKDTAAEKATGFKDVAAEKAGGLKDAAADKTAQLKDVAAEKAAGFKDAAEKAAGFKDAAADKAAGLKDAAADKAAGLTDAAAGKTAALKEAVGDKAAAMKGTDADRKTSPGAADGRAAGLRETATDKMAGLKETTAAMGAHAREAMTPSGTGTGHITEATAQAGTRMATSAADAAERATAAFGSARRRFAAHPKEYAMLGAALAAAGAAVALIRRSR, from the coding sequence ATGAAGCCGGAGACGCCGAAGGGGAGTTCGTCCATGTCTGTTCAGTCGAAGCCGGAGACCACCGGCCCGGGCTCGCATCAGCCGCGTGACCCCGAGGAGTTGCGTGAGGAGATCGAGCGAACCCGTGCCGAGATGGGGGAGACCGTAGAGGCGCTGGTCGCCAAGGCCGACCTCCCCGCCCGGGTGAAGCATTCCGCAGCGGAGAAGACCGCGCAGCTCAAGGATTCCGCCGCCGGTCTCAAGGACACGGCTGCCGCTCTCAAGGACACGGCTGCCGAAAAGGCCACCGGTTTCAAGGACGTGGCTGCCGAGAAGGCCGGCGGCCTCAAGGACGCGGCCGCCGACAAGACGGCCCAGCTCAAAGACGTGGCTGCCGAGAAGGCGGCCGGTTTCAAGGATGCTGCCGAGAAGGCGGCCGGGTTCAAGGATGCGGCTGCGGACAAGGCGGCCGGGCTCAAGGATGCGGCTGCCGACAAGGCAGCGGGGTTGACGGACGCGGCTGCCGGGAAGACCGCGGCGCTGAAGGAAGCGGTCGGTGACAAAGCCGCCGCGATGAAGGGCACGGACGCGGACCGGAAGACCTCGCCGGGCGCCGCGGACGGCCGTGCGGCAGGCCTGCGGGAGACGGCCACGGACAAGATGGCAGGTCTCAAGGAGACAACGGCGGCCATGGGAGCGCACGCCAGGGAGGCGATGACCCCGAGCGGCACCGGTACCGGGCACATCACCGAGGCGACCGCGCAGGCCGGGACCCGGATGGCCACGTCGGCCGCGGATGCCGCCGAACGCGCCACGGCCGCGTTCGGTTCGGCGCGACGCCGATTCGCCGCGCACCCGAAGGAGTACGCCATGCTCGGCGCCGCTCTGGCCGCCGCCGGAGCGGCCGTAGCCCTGATCCGCCGCTCCCGCTGA
- a CDS encoding inositol monophosphatase family protein → MDHETAIAAALAAADVIRNHYGHALDRVDKGGGDFATSADLAAERAVHDVLRGACPDDAITGEETGASGPADARRRWLVDPLCGTLNYAVRTPLVAANVALRDGDRVTAAASADPFTGETYWTDGTVARVRRPDGTDAPLVPAPGSALVDINLDPPFPVEPARVIAVPGFRERFRPRVMSTTLALLWVADGRRAAYLTYGDVRDSVHFAAGIAICEAAGCVVTGTDGAPWRSGAGLLAAADADTHAALLTLIRAA, encoded by the coding sequence ATGGATCATGAGACCGCCATCGCTGCCGCGCTGGCCGCCGCCGACGTCATCCGGAACCATTACGGGCACGCCCTGGACCGGGTCGACAAGGGCGGCGGCGACTTCGCCACCAGCGCGGATCTCGCCGCCGAGCGGGCCGTTCACGACGTGCTGCGCGGCGCCTGCCCGGACGACGCGATCACCGGCGAGGAGACCGGCGCCTCCGGGCCGGCCGACGCCCGGCGGCGCTGGCTGGTCGATCCGCTCTGCGGCACGCTGAACTACGCGGTACGCACCCCGCTCGTCGCGGCCAACGTCGCCCTGCGGGACGGTGACCGGGTGACGGCGGCCGCTTCCGCCGATCCGTTCACCGGCGAGACGTACTGGACGGACGGCACGGTCGCGCGGGTCCGCCGCCCGGACGGCACCGACGCGCCGCTGGTCCCGGCCCCCGGCTCGGCGCTGGTCGACATCAACCTGGACCCGCCGTTCCCCGTCGAGCCGGCCCGGGTGATCGCCGTGCCGGGCTTCCGGGAGCGTTTCCGCCCCCGGGTCATGTCGACCACCCTCGCGCTGCTCTGGGTCGCGGACGGGCGCCGGGCGGCCTACCTGACATACGGCGATGTCCGGGACAGCGTGCACTTCGCCGCCGGGATCGCGATCTGTGAGGCCGCGGGATGCGTGGTCACCGGGACCGACGGCGCCCCCTGGCGGTCCGGAGCCGGCTTGCTGGCCGCGGCCGACGCCGACACCCACGCCGCGCTGCTCACCCTGATCCGCGCGGCCTGA
- a CDS encoding serine/threonine-protein kinase, translated as MPDTPTLLAGRYRLGDELGRGGMGQVWLAHDEILEREVAIKQIDLPEELAGGDAAVRRTLREARAAARLSHPNVVQVYDVLSLDDRTWIVMEYVPSRSLRQVITDDGPLDVYRTARIGLDLLAALRAAHRAGVQHRDVKPANVLLADDGRVLLTDFGIAALDDDSLTSKSDVLLGSPLYMAPERARFGIGGPPADLWGLGATLYAALEGHSPFERSSTMATLSALATEEPAPAQHAGPLAPLLAGLLRKDPAERMVAEEAEQLLREAVAATEGTASVPVGPVIPKPRVPADDVAAPAVPEAVPEKVLPKHNRKLIALVAAAVVLIAGLAIFLANLPSSSSSTTAGDPPATARPTEATTATAAPSTAATGAAPSAAPSTAVSVTPSKTQGSGRPALPAGWQVWNDETGFSVYVPKGWTSSKKPGATMRYFRDGHGHVLGIDQTDQPKSNPVADWRSQRDVRLRGGDFPGYKEIKIAPVAYFKKAADWEFTFDKGGAQHVNNRGVVTSAHQAYGFWFQTPAADWSTYRKDVLDVVFASFVPVKD; from the coding sequence ATGCCGGACACCCCCACCCTGCTCGCCGGCCGCTACCGGCTCGGTGACGAGCTGGGCCGCGGTGGCATGGGCCAGGTCTGGCTGGCACACGACGAGATCCTCGAGCGCGAGGTCGCCATCAAGCAGATCGACCTGCCCGAGGAGCTGGCCGGCGGAGACGCCGCGGTCCGGCGGACGCTGCGCGAGGCCCGCGCCGCGGCCCGGCTCAGCCACCCCAACGTGGTGCAGGTGTACGACGTCCTCTCCCTGGACGACCGCACCTGGATCGTGATGGAGTACGTCCCGTCCCGCTCGCTGCGCCAGGTGATCACCGACGACGGCCCGCTCGACGTGTACCGGACCGCCCGGATCGGCCTGGACCTGCTGGCCGCGCTGCGGGCCGCGCACCGGGCCGGCGTCCAGCACCGCGACGTGAAACCGGCGAACGTGCTGCTCGCCGACGACGGCCGGGTGCTGCTCACCGACTTCGGCATCGCCGCGCTCGACGACGACAGCCTGACCAGCAAGTCGGACGTGCTGCTCGGCTCGCCGCTCTACATGGCCCCGGAGCGTGCCCGGTTCGGGATCGGCGGCCCACCCGCCGACCTGTGGGGGCTGGGCGCGACCCTGTACGCCGCGCTGGAGGGGCACTCGCCGTTCGAGCGCTCGTCGACGATGGCCACGCTGTCCGCGCTCGCCACCGAGGAGCCGGCGCCGGCCCAGCACGCCGGTCCGCTCGCGCCGTTGCTGGCCGGACTGCTGCGCAAGGACCCGGCCGAGCGGATGGTCGCCGAGGAGGCCGAGCAGCTGCTGCGCGAGGCGGTCGCGGCGACGGAGGGGACCGCGTCCGTGCCGGTGGGCCCGGTGATCCCGAAGCCACGGGTGCCGGCGGACGACGTGGCGGCTCCGGCCGTACCGGAAGCCGTACCGGAAAAGGTCCTGCCGAAGCACAACCGGAAGCTGATCGCTCTCGTCGCGGCCGCCGTGGTTCTGATCGCCGGTCTGGCGATCTTCCTGGCGAACCTGCCGTCATCGTCGTCGTCGACGACCGCCGGCGATCCGCCGGCGACGGCCCGGCCGACCGAGGCGACGACCGCGACGGCGGCGCCGAGCACTGCCGCGACCGGCGCGGCGCCGAGTGCGGCGCCGAGCACGGCCGTCAGCGTGACCCCGAGTAAGACCCAGGGAAGCGGCCGGCCGGCGCTGCCCGCCGGGTGGCAGGTCTGGAATGACGAGACAGGCTTTTCGGTGTACGTCCCCAAGGGCTGGACGTCGTCGAAGAAGCCGGGTGCCACCATGCGGTATTTCCGGGATGGTCACGGGCATGTCCTCGGCATCGACCAGACCGATCAGCCGAAATCGAACCCGGTGGCGGACTGGCGATCGCAGCGGGACGTCCGGCTCCGGGGCGGCGATTTCCCGGGCTACAAGGAAATCAAAATCGCTCCGGTCGCGTATTTCAAGAAGGCCGCGGACTGGGAGTTCACGTTCGACAAGGGCGGCGCCCAGCACGTGAACAACCGCGGCGTGGTGACGTCGGCCCACCAGGCTTACGGCTTCTGGTTCCAGACGCCGGCCGCTGACTGGAGCACATACCGCAAGGACGTGCTGGACGTGGTCTTCGCCAGTTTCGTCCCGGTCAAGGACTGA
- a CDS encoding Uma2 family endonuclease has translation MSRDAFADRMEPWSEEEYLALGETHSRIELIDGSLWVSPAPNVPHQAISNQLIFRLHRPARDAGLRALPTINLRLAPGRIVIPDIVVGGGPRVATVGEATDVLLVCEITSPSNAATDRLQKRSFYAEAHIPWYLLVEPDFLDYESVTVRLFRLVDKGYVEHATAKQGETLTSELPFPLSISTDDLLDF, from the coding sequence ATGAGTCGGGACGCCTTCGCCGATCGCATGGAGCCGTGGTCCGAGGAGGAATACCTCGCGCTCGGCGAAACGCACAGTCGCATCGAGCTGATCGACGGGAGCCTCTGGGTGAGCCCGGCACCGAACGTCCCGCACCAGGCCATCTCCAACCAACTCATCTTTCGCCTCCACCGGCCCGCCCGCGACGCCGGCCTGCGGGCATTGCCGACCATCAACCTTCGACTGGCCCCAGGGCGGATCGTCATCCCCGACATCGTCGTCGGCGGCGGCCCCAGGGTCGCCACAGTCGGCGAAGCCACCGATGTGCTGCTGGTTTGCGAAATCACCTCGCCGAGCAACGCGGCCACCGATCGCCTGCAGAAAAGGTCGTTCTACGCTGAAGCCCACATTCCGTGGTACTTGCTCGTCGAGCCCGACTTTCTCGACTACGAATCAGTGACGGTGCGCCTCTTCCGGCTGGTGGACAAGGGCTACGTCGAGCACGCCACGGCGAAACAGGGCGAGACGCTGACCTCGGAGCTGCCGTTCCCGCTTTCGATCAGCACCGACGACCTGCTCGACTTCTAA
- a CDS encoding aminotransferase class I/II-fold pyridoxal phosphate-dependent enzyme: MFEAIVTRLSDPSARGLAEAVSRAIGEGAIEAGAKLPPVRTVATELRLSPSTVNAAWQLLRRAGTIRTDGRRGTVVATPRGGGPGRYRAALRRTSGFGLDLSTGVPDPALLPPIPALHGLSPTPTSYLDEPVLPSLAALLRERWPYPAERLAVFDGAMDAIDQVATALLRLGDLAVVENPCFPPLLDLLEVLGVPVAGVGTDAAGMLPEQLAAALTRRPAAVFLQPRALNPTGASWSPSRAAALAAVLAEHPEVYVVEDDSAGDLAFGEACSVGYYLPRQVVHVRSFSKSHGPDLRLAAVSGPATVLDPILERRLLGQGWTSRLLQRLLFSLLTDPASVAAVRAARDEYARRRRLISDGLRSAGVDLPDGEGINIWLPVADEQAALLSLASAGIGAAAGTAFTVGSGTPHLRVTVGLVTADHAEVATHLARAAHTLAPAIPR; the protein is encoded by the coding sequence ATGTTCGAGGCGATAGTGACGCGACTGAGCGACCCCAGCGCCCGCGGCTTGGCCGAGGCGGTCAGCCGGGCGATCGGCGAGGGCGCCATCGAGGCCGGCGCCAAGCTGCCGCCGGTCCGCACGGTCGCCACCGAGCTGCGCCTGTCGCCCAGCACGGTCAACGCAGCCTGGCAGCTGCTGCGCCGGGCCGGCACCATCCGGACGGACGGACGCCGCGGCACTGTCGTCGCCACCCCGCGCGGCGGCGGGCCCGGGCGCTACCGGGCGGCGCTGCGCCGGACCAGCGGATTCGGGCTCGACCTGTCCACCGGGGTGCCCGACCCGGCGCTGCTGCCGCCGATCCCGGCGCTGCACGGGCTCTCCCCCACGCCGACCAGTTACCTCGACGAGCCGGTGCTGCCCTCGCTCGCGGCGCTGCTGCGGGAGCGGTGGCCGTACCCGGCGGAGCGACTGGCGGTCTTCGACGGGGCGATGGACGCCATCGACCAGGTGGCGACGGCGCTGCTGCGGCTCGGTGACCTGGCGGTGGTGGAGAACCCGTGCTTCCCGCCGCTGCTGGACCTGCTCGAGGTGCTGGGCGTGCCGGTGGCCGGGGTGGGCACCGACGCCGCCGGCATGCTCCCCGAGCAGCTGGCGGCCGCGCTGACCAGGCGCCCCGCCGCCGTCTTCCTCCAGCCGCGGGCACTGAACCCGACGGGTGCGTCGTGGTCACCGTCGCGGGCCGCGGCCCTGGCCGCCGTGCTCGCGGAGCACCCCGAGGTGTACGTGGTGGAGGACGACTCCGCGGGCGACCTGGCCTTCGGCGAGGCCTGTTCGGTGGGCTACTACCTGCCCCGGCAGGTGGTGCACGTGCGCAGCTTCTCCAAGTCGCACGGGCCGGACCTGCGGCTGGCCGCGGTGAGCGGCCCGGCGACAGTGCTCGACCCGATCCTGGAGCGGCGGCTGCTGGGCCAGGGGTGGACCAGCCGGCTGCTGCAGCGACTGCTGTTCTCGCTGCTCACCGACCCGGCGTCGGTGGCCGCGGTGCGGGCCGCCCGGGACGAGTACGCGCGCCGCCGCCGGCTGATCAGCGACGGCCTGCGGTCGGCCGGCGTCGACCTGCCGGACGGCGAGGGGATCAACATCTGGCTGCCGGTCGCCGACGAGCAGGCCGCCTTGCTGAGCCTGGCCAGCGCCGGCATCGGCGCCGCGGCCGGCACCGCCTTCACCGTCGGCTCCGGCACCCCGCACCTGCGGGTGACCGTCGGGCTGGTCACCGCCGACCACGCCGAGGTCGCCACCCACCTCGCGCGGGCCGCGCACACCTTGGCACCGGCGATTCCCCGCTGA